From Fundulus heteroclitus isolate FHET01 unplaced genomic scaffold, MU-UCD_Fhet_4.1 scaffold_42, whole genome shotgun sequence, one genomic window encodes:
- the LOC118560305 gene encoding intraflagellar transport protein 57 homolog, with the protein MVSSRHYFVSSPYLASNPGEQFYMFTLIAAWLINVAGRPFTEPQEYDEPNATVSNILAELRALGVQVDFPPSRLKSGSGEHVCLVLDHLAEEALKRRGFTFTRFSHISAKETSFSQIAALLTAQRHMMAEEITLYTTDF; encoded by the exons ATGGTTTCCAGCAG ACATTACTTTGTCTCCAGTCCCTACCTGGCGTCCAACCCCGGCGAGCAGTTCTACATGTTCACCCTCATCGCTGCCTGGCTCATCAACGTGGCGGGGCGGCCGTTCACAGAGCCCCAGGAGTACGACGAGCCCAACGCCACCGTGTCCAACATCCTGGCAGAACTCAGGGCCTTG GGTGTCCAGGTGGACTTTCCTCCCTCCAGACTGAAGTCGGGCTCAGGTGAGCACGTCTGCCTGGTGCTGGACCACCTGGCTGAGGAGGCGCTGAAGAGGAGAGGCTTCACCTTCACCAGGTTCTCCCACATTTCAGCAAAGGAAACAAGCTTCAGTCAGATTGCTGCTTTGCTGACTGCTCAGAGACAC atgatggcagaggagatcacgCTCTACACAACAGACTTCTAg